In the genome of Populus nigra chromosome 9, ddPopNigr1.1, whole genome shotgun sequence, one region contains:
- the LOC133702850 gene encoding protein DETOXIFICATION 18-like, which translates to MLSNTSFEAAPLLERSNSSVEEGENKRLRWKKVLDVEEAKNQILFSLPMILTNVFYYLITLVSVMFAGHLGELELAGATLANSWATVTGFAFMVGLSGALETLCGQGFGAKMYRMLGIYLQASCIISFIFCITISVIWFYTEPILLLLHQDAHVSMTAALYMKYLIPGLFAYGIMQNILRFLQTQSVVMPPVVFSLVPLCIHIGIAYALVHYTALGFKGAPLAASISLWISVLMLAIYVICAKKFEHTWGGFSFESFHYILHDLKLALPSAAMVCLEYWAFEILVFLAGLMPSSEISTSLIAICVNTETVAYMLTYGLSAAASTRVSNELGEGNPDRAKNAMAVTLKLSVLLALLVVLALAFGHNIWAGLFSSSPTIAKEFASMAPFLAISITLDSVQGVLSGVARGCGWQHLAVYANLATFYCIGMPVACVLGFKLKLYVKGLWIGLISGLCCQAGTLLIITIRTNWTTTDLSITKDKENPIAV; encoded by the exons ACAAGTTTTGAAGCTGCCCCTTTGTTGGAGCGTAGCAATAGTAGTGTAGAAGAAGGTGAAAACAAGAGGCTGCGGTGGAAGAAGGTGTTAGATGTAGAAGAGGCCAAGAACCAAATCTTGTTTTCACTGCCCATGATTCTCACTAATGTTTTCTACTACTTGATAACTTTGGTCTCTGTCATGTTCGCTGGTCATCTCGGAGAGCTTGAGCTTGCTGGAGCCACCCTGGCTAACTCATGGGCTACGGTCACTGGTTTTGCCTTCATG gTAGGGTTGAGTGGAGCACTTGAAACACTATGTGGTCAAGGATTTGGTGCAAAGATGTACAGAATGCTAGGAATTTATCTTCAAGCATCCTGCATTATATCATTCATCTTCTGTATTACCATATCGGTTATATGGTTCTATACAGAGCCAATTCTATTATTACTCCATCAAGATGCTCACGTTTCTATGACTGCTGCTCTCTACATGAAGTATCTCATTCCTGGATTGTTCGCATATGGCATTATGCAGAACATCCTGAGGTTTCTTCAGACACAATCTGTAGTAATGCCCCCTGTGGTATTCTCATTAGTACCACTGTGCATTCATATcggtattgcttatgctttggtTCACTATACAGCTCTTGGGTTCAAGGGAGCTCCACTGGCAGCATCAATTTCACTATGGATATCAGTCCTAATGTTGGCCATTTATGTGATTTGTGCAAAGAAATTTGAGCATACATGGGGTGGGTTTTCATTTGAGTCATTTCATTACATTCTTCATGACTTGAAACTAGCCCTGCCTTCTGCTGCAATGGTATG CTTAGAGTATTGGGCCTTTGAGATTCTGGTGTTCCTAGCAGGACTGATGCCAAGCTCAGAAATAAGCACCTCATTGATCGCAATATG TGTAAACACAGAAACTGTGGCCTACATGTTAACCTATGGTCTCAGTGCCGCTGCAAG CACAAGGGTGTCAAATGAATTAGGAGAGGGCAATCCAGATAGAGCTAAGAATGCTATGGCTGTGACTCTCAAGCTCTCTGTCCTTCTTGCTCTTCTTGTTGTTCTGGCTCTAGCATTTGGTCACAACATCTGGGCTGGACTTTTCAGTAGCAGCCCTACAATAGCAAAGGAATTTGCATCAATGGCTCCCTTTCTTGCAATCTCGATTACTCTTGATTCTGTGCAAGGTGTCTTATCAG GGGTGGCCAGGGGTTGTGGCTGGCAGCACTTGGCTGTTTATGCGAACTTGGCAACATTCTACTGCATTGGCATGCCTGTAGCTTGTGTTCTTGGATTCAAGTTAAAGCTATATGTTAAG GGTTTATGGATTGGCTTAATCAGTGGCCTTTGTTGCCAAGCCGGTACCCTCTTGATAATCACAATAAGGACCAATTGGACTACAACAGATCTGTCTATAACCAAAGATAAAGAGAACCCCATTGCCGTCTAA